In Clostridia bacterium, a single window of DNA contains:
- a CDS encoding DUF134 domain-containing protein codes for MYATKTKVIKVARPKKWRRVEFFPETRHFIPTGIPEKSMDENILKVEELEALRLKDLEGMDQQACAEKMNVSRQTFQRILNSARIKTADSLVNGKAIIIRGGNFTKNICNIVCRDCGNTWKDSYENYQKVFTGEYQCPECNSTNITCCMGRRDSFCRKRCRHRGNMQP; via the coding sequence CGAAAACAAAGGTGATAAAAGTGGCCAGGCCTAAAAAATGGAGACGAGTGGAATTCTTTCCTGAAACCAGGCATTTTATCCCTACAGGCATACCGGAAAAAAGCATGGATGAAAACATACTAAAGGTAGAGGAACTGGAGGCATTAAGGCTTAAAGATTTAGAGGGTATGGATCAACAGGCTTGTGCAGAAAAAATGAACGTTTCCAGGCAGACCTTTCAACGCATATTAAACTCTGCAAGGATCAAGACAGCTGATAGCCTTGTAAACGGGAAAGCGATAATCATCCGAGGCGGCAATTTTACAAAAAACATATGTAACATAGTATGTCGAGACTGTGGCAATACGTGGAAGGATAGTTATGAGAACTACCAAAAAGTTTTCACGGGAGAATATCAATGCCCTGAATGCAATTCTACAAATATTACATGCTGTATGGGCAGGAGGGATAGTTTTTGTAGAAAGAGGTGTAGACACAGGGGGAATATGCAGCCATAA
- the prfA gene encoding peptide chain release factor 1 yields the protein MLDKLELIEKRYQELSRKISDPEIIANNNQWTILVKEHAELESIVTEYRKYSDICKQIQEAEEMLEQEDERDFIEMVEGELKQLNEDKARMQQQLKLMLIPKDENDEKNVVIEIRGGAGGDEAALFAADLYRMYFRYTERKGWKTEIMSSNYTEIGGIKEIIFVIEGKGAYSRLKYESGVHRVQRIPTTESGGRIHTSTVTVAVLPEAEDVDIQINPNDLRIDVFRSSGHGGQSVNTTDSAVRITHMPTGVVVTCQDEKSQLKNKEKAMRVLKARLLDNMQQEKDAELAQARKIQVGTGDRSERIRTYNFPQGRVTEHRIGLTVYKLEAFLDGDIDEVVDALTAAEQEKKLKAIE from the coding sequence TTGCTAGATAAATTAGAATTGATCGAAAAAAGATATCAAGAACTGAGCAGAAAAATATCGGATCCTGAAATCATTGCAAATAATAATCAGTGGACAATATTAGTTAAAGAACATGCGGAATTGGAATCGATAGTGACTGAATATAGAAAATATAGTGATATTTGTAAGCAGATTCAAGAAGCGGAAGAAATGCTGGAGCAAGAAGATGAAAGAGACTTTATAGAGATGGTGGAAGGCGAATTGAAACAGCTGAATGAGGATAAAGCCAGAATGCAACAGCAGTTGAAATTGATGTTGATTCCTAAAGATGAAAATGATGAAAAGAACGTTGTAATTGAGATCAGAGGGGGTGCAGGGGGAGACGAGGCTGCGCTGTTTGCAGCTGATCTGTACAGGATGTACTTTCGCTATACAGAGCGTAAAGGATGGAAGACTGAAATAATGAGTTCCAACTATACAGAAATAGGAGGAATTAAGGAAATAATATTCGTGATAGAAGGTAAAGGTGCATACAGCAGATTAAAGTATGAAAGTGGTGTGCATAGAGTGCAGAGAATACCTACTACAGAATCTGGAGGAAGGATTCATACATCTACTGTAACAGTAGCTGTGCTTCCGGAGGCTGAGGATGTAGATATACAGATAAATCCTAATGATTTGAGAATTGACGTGTTCAGATCTTCAGGACACGGAGGACAGAGTGTAAATACCACAGACTCTGCTGTAAGAATAACCCATATGCCCACAGGTGTTGTCGTAACATGTCAGGATGAAAAGTCCCAGCTGAAAAACAAGGAGAAGGCTATGCGTGTATTAAAGGCCAGATTGCTCGATAATATGCAACAGGAAAAAGATGCGGAACTGGCTCAAGCTAGGAAAATACAGGTAGGCACTGGAGATAGAAGTGAGAGGATAAGGACATATAATTTTCCTCAAGGTAGAGTAACAGAACATCGTATAGGGCTGACTGTATATAAGCTGGAGGCTTTTTTGGATGGAGACATTGATGAGGTGGTAGATGCACTGACAGCTGCAGAACAGGAGAAAAAGTTGAAAGCGATAGAGTGA
- a CDS encoding P-II family nitrogen regulator: MYGLFIVLNDLDKLKPIVKKMREMGVTGATIMDSIGAGQARKALKKSKSFLMNLVQSLEDGTLKNKTIFSVVEREEDVDKIMDAVEEIMGGDMKKPDSGIMFCIPVLKQRGGNFDSLVQRKEVVD; encoded by the coding sequence TTGTACGGACTTTTTATAGTATTAAATGATTTGGATAAACTTAAACCTATAGTCAAAAAGATGAGAGAGATGGGAGTTACAGGTGCGACTATAATGGATAGTATAGGAGCAGGGCAGGCTAGAAAAGCATTAAAAAAGAGCAAATCCTTCCTCATGAATTTGGTACAATCCTTGGAAGATGGAACGTTAAAAAACAAGACTATTTTTTCAGTTGTGGAGAGAGAAGAAGATGTAGACAAGATTATGGATGCAGTAGAAGAAATAATGGGAGGAGACATGAAAAAGCCCGATTCAGGTATAATGTTTTGCATACCTGTTTTAAAACAGAGGGGCGGAAATTTTGATAGCCTTGTGCAGAGAAAAGAAGTTGTAGACTAA
- a CDS encoding P-II family nitrogen regulator, with protein MYVLFVVLNETEYLRSVLDAFKKTGIRGATVIDSIGAGQIAKSDLFDVPLVGGLMNTLDSDSSYNKTIFSVIEKEEQVEKVMDAIEEALGGDMRKPGSGIMFCLPVVKIRGGELERHIEKRKNKEVIEKEYKSEYY; from the coding sequence ATGTATGTTCTGTTTGTAGTGTTGAATGAAACGGAATATCTGAGAAGTGTATTGGATGCATTTAAAAAGACAGGTATAAGGGGAGCAACAGTAATAGATTCAATAGGAGCAGGTCAAATAGCCAAAAGCGATTTGTTCGATGTGCCTTTGGTAGGCGGTTTGATGAATACGTTGGATAGCGATTCTTCTTATAACAAGACGATATTTTCAGTAATAGAAAAAGAAGAACAAGTGGAAAAAGTAATGGACGCTATAGAAGAAGCCTTAGGAGGAGACATGAGAAAACCGGGATCAGGCATAATGTTTTGTTTGCCTGTGGTAAAAATAAGAGGCGGAGAACTTGAGAGACATATAGAAAAGAGAAAAAATAAAGAGGTCATAGAAAAAGAATATAAAAGCGAATATTATTAA
- a CDS encoding ZIP family metal transporter, producing the protein MLLESLLVVTIIGLVTGMVGTGLGGMTALCLISPSKRLVSTLLGFAGGLMLSVVCFDLLPEAFKIAHTGYSILGIILGVSIIVFLDEVMYRIRRKKGIYKGKDYIKMGMLMGIGIAIHNFPEGLAIGSGFSAADKLGFSLSLVIALHNIPEGLAMATPMRIGGMSRAKILFSTIVAGIPMGIGAFIGVLLGGISNIFISICLGFAAGAMLYITCSELIPESQSLYSGRASGFGIIIGVVIGMIISVVI; encoded by the coding sequence ATGCTATTGGAAAGTCTGTTAGTGGTGACCATCATAGGATTAGTTACAGGGATGGTGGGTACAGGGTTAGGGGGAATGACTGCTTTGTGCTTGATATCCCCTTCCAAAAGGCTGGTAAGCACCTTGTTAGGTTTTGCCGGAGGGCTGATGCTGTCCGTGGTATGTTTTGACCTATTACCCGAGGCGTTTAAGATTGCCCATACAGGATACAGTATTTTAGGGATAATACTAGGGGTGTCCATTATAGTATTTTTGGATGAAGTCATGTATAGAATAAGAAGGAAAAAGGGCATATATAAAGGTAAAGACTATATAAAGATGGGTATGTTGATGGGAATAGGTATAGCTATACATAATTTTCCGGAAGGGTTGGCTATAGGTTCAGGTTTTAGCGCTGCTGATAAGTTGGGTTTTAGCCTAAGCCTTGTGATAGCTTTACACAATATCCCGGAAGGACTGGCTATGGCAACACCTATGAGAATAGGTGGTATGTCAAGAGCAAAGATTTTGTTCAGCACTATAGTAGCGGGAATACCTATGGGTATAGGAGCTTTTATAGGTGTACTGCTGGGAGGTATATCCAATATTTTCATATCAATTTGTCTGGGTTTTGCTGCCGGGGCAATGCTGTATATAACCTGTAGTGAATTGATACCGGAATCTCAAAGCCTATATAGCGGGCGTGCCTCCGGTTTTGGTATAATAATAGGTGTAGTAATAGGAATGATAATATCAGTAGTTATATAA
- a CDS encoding L-threonylcarbamoyladenylate synthase — translation MKYDTQMIKVDPDRPEPEHISKAALLIGQGEVVAFPTETVYGLGANALDEQAVQRIFQAKGRPSDNPLIVHISDKKDIYKLAREVPQHTERIVRVFWPGPLTFVLKKSKLIPDSVTGGLDSVAIRMPSHPVAHEIIKTCRLPIAAPSANISGRPSPTTAQHVLEDMRGKIPLIIDGGKCDVGLESTVLDMTGDVPEILRPGGITPEQLKRVLGQVKINQSVLSRLDQDKPVKSPGMKYKHYSPRAKVIIISGELEKLIPYINHEAFKYQTQEIKVGIMATEQTKNRYKYGTVIASGDRDKPETIAANLFDVFRKFDDLGMDIILAEAVSTDEIGLAIMNRMGRAAAFNIIKI, via the coding sequence ATGAAATACGATACACAGATGATAAAGGTGGACCCTGACAGGCCTGAACCGGAGCACATATCTAAAGCTGCCTTGTTGATAGGCCAGGGTGAAGTGGTTGCCTTTCCTACAGAGACGGTATATGGCCTTGGTGCCAATGCACTGGATGAACAAGCTGTTCAAAGGATATTTCAAGCTAAAGGCAGACCGTCAGACAACCCTTTAATAGTGCACATATCAGATAAAAAAGATATATATAAACTGGCTAGAGAGGTGCCCCAACATACTGAAAGGATAGTACGAGTATTTTGGCCGGGACCTCTTACTTTTGTTTTGAAGAAATCCAAATTGATTCCTGATTCAGTGACGGGAGGGCTGGACAGTGTGGCAATAAGGATGCCTTCTCATCCAGTTGCCCATGAAATAATAAAGACCTGTCGCTTACCTATCGCCGCGCCTAGCGCAAATATTTCCGGACGCCCTAGTCCCACTACTGCACAGCACGTGCTGGAGGATATGCGGGGTAAGATACCTTTGATCATTGACGGAGGTAAATGTGATGTAGGATTGGAATCCACTGTGTTGGATATGACAGGGGATGTTCCTGAAATATTGAGGCCGGGAGGTATTACCCCGGAACAGCTGAAAAGAGTGTTAGGACAGGTCAAAATAAATCAATCAGTTTTATCCAGGTTGGATCAGGACAAGCCTGTCAAATCTCCAGGTATGAAATACAAGCATTATTCTCCCCGAGCGAAGGTTATAATAATAAGCGGAGAGCTGGAAAAATTAATACCCTATATAAATCACGAAGCATTTAAATATCAAACACAGGAAATAAAGGTTGGAATAATGGCAACCGAGCAGACTAAAAATAGATATAAATATGGTACTGTAATAGCGTCAGGGGATAGAGATAAACCGGAGACTATAGCAGCCAATCTATTTGATGTGTTTAGAAAATTCGACGATCTAGGAATGGATATTATATTAGCAGAGGCTGTGAGCACCGATGAAATTGGACTTGCAATAATGAACAGAATGGGAAGGGCTGCGGCATTTAATATAATAAAAATATGA
- a CDS encoding protein tyrosine phosphatase encodes MKTILFVCTGNTCRSSMAEALFRDMFVQAGKDTQGIQVVSAGISAVPGEKASPQAICVMKEMGIDISEHRSTKLTKRLVDRADLIFTMTMAHKDNVLRVYPEAEGKVFTLKEYANGSLDMRKLNKELDQAYFDIQQKNKKIAKEFEQRLAQLRDQKKELQNKIKDIDNQIKDLKDEFNEYTVEELECVDLLYKRLEDVDIADPFGQPLHTYRKCAVEIKGSIEKILEKIKNN; translated from the coding sequence TTGAAAACCATTTTGTTTGTGTGTACCGGCAATACTTGCAGAAGCAGTATGGCAGAGGCTTTATTTAGAGATATGTTTGTTCAGGCCGGGAAAGATACCCAAGGCATACAAGTGGTATCAGCCGGAATATCTGCTGTTCCAGGGGAAAAGGCTTCACCACAGGCCATATGTGTGATGAAAGAGATGGGAATCGATATATCGGAACATAGGTCAACAAAACTGACAAAGAGGCTGGTGGACAGGGCAGATTTGATATTTACAATGACTATGGCACATAAAGATAATGTGCTGAGGGTATATCCGGAAGCTGAGGGTAAGGTATTCACTTTAAAAGAATATGCAAATGGATCTTTGGACATGAGAAAGTTAAATAAAGAATTAGATCAGGCATATTTTGATATACAACAAAAAAACAAAAAGATCGCCAAAGAATTTGAGCAGAGATTGGCTCAGTTGAGAGACCAAAAGAAAGAACTTCAAAATAAGATCAAGGACATAGACAATCAGATAAAAGATCTGAAAGATGAATTCAATGAATATACTGTTGAAGAGCTGGAATGTGTGGATTTACTCTACAAGAGATTGGAAGATGTAGATATAGCCGATCCTTTTGGGCAGCCTTTACATACTTACAGAAAATGTGCCGTTGAAATAAAGGGTAGTATAGAGAAAATATTGGAGAAAATAAAAAACAACTAA
- the rpiB gene encoding ribose 5-phosphate isomerase B: protein MIAIGSDHAGFKLKEDIKEFLEEKGYDFKDYGTFSEESMDYPDVAAQVARSVAGGECEKGIIICGTGIGVSMVANKIKGVRAALCGDCFSAQASRQHNNANVLTMGERVTGPGLARQIVEIWLTTEFEGGRHKRRVDKISALEK, encoded by the coding sequence ATGATAGCCATTGGGAGCGATCATGCAGGTTTTAAACTGAAGGAAGACATAAAGGAATTCCTAGAAGAAAAAGGTTACGATTTTAAGGATTACGGCACATTTTCCGAAGAATCCATGGATTATCCTGACGTAGCTGCACAAGTGGCAAGATCTGTTGCCGGGGGAGAATGCGAAAAAGGCATCATTATCTGTGGTACAGGAATTGGCGTATCCATGGTAGCGAATAAAATAAAAGGTGTAAGGGCTGCACTTTGCGGAGACTGTTTTTCTGCACAGGCTTCCAGGCAGCACAATAATGCGAATGTATTGACTATGGGAGAACGAGTAACAGGTCCCGGATTGGCAAGGCAAATAGTGGAAATTTGGCTTACCACAGAATTTGAAGGGGGAAGACATAAGAGGAGAGTGGATAAAATATCCGCCCTTGAAAAGTAA
- the upp gene encoding uracil phosphoribosyltransferase — MSKLTIIDHPLVQHKITLIRDKDTGAKDFRELVEEVSMLMAYEVTRDLTLEVVEVETPVAVAKSKVISGKKLGIVPILRAGLGMVGGMLKLIPAAKVGHIGLYRDPETLEPVEYYCKLPEDIQDRELIIVDPMLATGGSATAGISFLKKKGAKNIKLVCLIAAPEGIERVQKEHDDVDIFVAAVDEKLNEHAYIIPGLGDAGDRLFGTK; from the coding sequence TTGTCAAAACTTACTATAATAGATCATCCATTGGTTCAGCACAAGATCACGCTTATCAGGGACAAAGATACTGGGGCAAAAGATTTCAGAGAGCTGGTGGAAGAGGTTTCCATGCTCATGGCATATGAGGTCACAAGAGATTTAACTTTAGAGGTAGTGGAAGTGGAAACTCCTGTTGCTGTAGCAAAATCAAAAGTTATATCAGGTAAAAAGCTGGGCATAGTACCTATATTGAGAGCAGGGCTGGGTATGGTAGGCGGGATGTTGAAACTGATACCTGCTGCTAAAGTGGGACATATAGGGCTATATAGAGACCCTGAAACATTAGAGCCTGTAGAATATTATTGTAAACTACCTGAAGATATACAGGATAGAGAACTCATCATAGTTGATCCTATGCTTGCTACCGGTGGTTCTGCCACAGCCGGTATCAGTTTTTTAAAGAAAAAAGGAGCGAAAAATATAAAGTTAGTATGTCTAATCGCAGCTCCTGAAGGTATTGAGAGAGTACAGAAGGAACATGATGATGTGGACATCTTTGTTGCGGCGGTAGATGAAAAACTAAATGAACATGCATATATAATACCGGGATTAGGTGACGCCGGTGACAGATTGTTCGGAACTAAATAG
- a CDS encoding ATP-binding protein: MKIAVLSGKGGTGKTTVAASLASVIENCQYVDCDVEEPNGAVFIKPDLKRRYDVEVLVPQVNEQNCDGCGKCAETCQFNAIAVVKGKVLIFPEICHHCGACVLACPNSAIEEKKRTIGIIETDEQEKFIQGKLNIGEPISIPIITDIKNRLNSDVPTIIDCSPGASCVVVNSIEGCDYCILVTEPTPFGLHDLKIAVQLVEKMGIPYGVVINKADQKDESIHSFCKQKDIKILMEIPFSKETAQMYSKGILPVESDKRWAKKFKELFDSVKEGVSGETDSIY; the protein is encoded by the coding sequence ATGAAAATTGCTGTTTTAAGTGGAAAAGGAGGAACGGGCAAGACAACTGTTGCTGCCAGTTTAGCTTCTGTTATAGAAAATTGTCAATATGTTGATTGTGATGTGGAAGAGCCAAACGGCGCAGTGTTTATAAAGCCTGATTTAAAAAGGCGATATGATGTTGAGGTTTTAGTGCCTCAGGTGAATGAGCAAAACTGTGATGGCTGTGGTAAATGTGCTGAAACCTGTCAGTTTAATGCAATCGCCGTGGTAAAAGGTAAAGTATTGATATTTCCTGAAATATGTCATCACTGTGGAGCGTGTGTGCTTGCTTGTCCAAACAGTGCTATTGAGGAGAAAAAAAGAACGATAGGTATTATTGAAACCGATGAACAAGAAAAGTTTATTCAGGGCAAATTGAATATAGGGGAACCTATATCTATTCCTATAATAACAGATATAAAAAACAGACTTAACTCTGATGTGCCTACAATAATCGATTGCTCTCCCGGTGCATCCTGTGTTGTTGTAAATTCTATAGAGGGGTGCGATTATTGTATTCTTGTTACAGAGCCTACGCCATTTGGATTGCATGATTTAAAAATTGCCGTGCAACTTGTGGAAAAGATGGGGATTCCCTATGGCGTAGTCATAAACAAGGCTGATCAGAAGGATGAAAGCATACATTCATTTTGCAAACAAAAAGATATAAAAATACTGATGGAAATACCATTTTCTAAAGAAACAGCCCAGATGTATTCCAAGGGCATACTTCCCGTTGAGAGTGATAAACGATGGGCGAAAAAATTTAAGGAATTATTTGATAGTGTGAAGGAGGGTGTAAGCGGTGAAACAGATAGCATTTATTAG